The genomic segment CCGTACGGACGCGGTGCTGCTCTTCGACGAGGCGGACGCCGTCTTCGGCAAGCGCTCCGAGGTCAGCAGTTCCAACGACCGCCACGCGAACATGGAGAGCGCCTATCTCCTCCAGCGTCTGGAGTCGTTCGACGGCATCGCCCTGCTGACCACCAACCTGCGCTCCAACATCGACGACGCCTTCACCCGCCGGCTGGACCTGGTGGTCGACTTCCCCTTCCCCGAAGCGGAGCAGCGCCTGGCGCTCTGGCGGCACAGCCTCGCCCACGTCCCGTGCGCCGCCGACCTCGATCCGGGCCGCTGCGCAGGGGACTTCGAGCTGGCGGGCGGCTCGATCCGCAGTGCGGTCGTCACGGCCGCGTACGCGGCGGCGGGCCGGGGCAACAGCGTGACGACGGCGGATCTGCTGGAGGGCGCCCGGCGCGAGTACCGCAAGGCGGGCCGGCTGGTGCTGGACGACGCGTCCTGGTAGCCGCCCGCCCACCCGCCGCGGGGCCGGCTACTTCATCGGTGCCGGGAGCCAGTCCTTGGCCGTCACCGTGCCCGCGGTGTCCTGTGTGTGGACCCAGCCCAGCTTCGTCTTCGTGAGCGTCGTCTCGTCCAGGACTCCGGTCTGCTCGGCTCCGAACTGGCCCTGGTACTCCTTGATCCGGTCCGTGTCGGCCTGCGTCGCCTTCTCCTGGAGTTGTATGTGCTTGCGCAGGTAGTCGATGTTGGCCCGGGTGTACTTGACCGTCGTGGCCAGGTCGCCGTCGTCGAACTCGCCCTGGGTGCCCCAGAGCAGGATGTTGCGCACCCACGGCACCTCCGGGCTGGCCTCGTTCATGTTCAGCGCCAGCGACTTGGAGGCCACGAAGTGCGCTGCCAGGAGCGCGGTCATCGTGGTCCGGCCCAGGTTGCCGAGCCCGTCGGTCTTCGCCAGCTGGCTGAACTGGCCGAAGCGCGAGTCGTTGGTCTGCTGGAAGCACTCCAGGGCCTGCGTGGTCGCCTCGTCCAGTTTGCCCACCGTGTAGGTACCCGTCAGCTTGCAGCCGGCCGCCCCCTCGACCAGCCGTACCTGGGCGAACTGCACGAAGAGGTTCGGCTTGTCCTGCGACGTGATGGGCAGCGGGGCTCGCGGCGGCTTGGCCTCTGCCGGGGGCTTCTTCCCGCCTCCTCCGCCACCGCCCGGCGCCTTGGGCTGCGCGGTGGGCGCGGCGTCCTGGGTGGGCTTGCCGGGCGGTTTCGCCGTCGGTTCCTCCGGCAGTGCGGTGGCCGCCGTCTGCTGGAGCTTCTCCTGCGCGAGCGTGCGGACCGGTGCCTTGTAGGTGAACCAGAGCACGAGCCCGGTGACGGTGAGGGCGAGCAGCAGGCTCAGCGTGGTCATCATCCACATCGGCAGCAGGGTGCGCTGTACGTACGTGCCGTTCACCACCAGGGGTTCGAACCCCGAGCGTCGCACCGACAGCTCGTACGGCCGCTGCTGCTTCTGCCCCACCCAGGTGATCTGCCGGGGCTTTAGGGTCGCGTTGACGAAGGCGGCGCGACCGGGTTCGATCTGGACGTTGGACGGGACGATCTCGTACGAGAGGTCGTCGCTGCTCTTGTCGCCACCGCCGATCGACGCGGTCAGCACGGTGTTGCCGAGGTTGTCGACGGCCAGCTTGGGCCGGCCCCTGAAGCGTCCCTTCACGGTCTGCGGGACCAGCTCGGCCCGCACCTCCATGAACGTGGTGAAGGTGATGTTCCCCTCGGCGACCGTGGTGGCTCCGGGGTGTTCGGTGGGCAGGACGCGGACGCCGTACGGGTGCGGCCCCGCGGTCGCGTCCGGGGTGCGGGGCGGAGCGAACGTCAGCTCCACGATGCCGGTGGTTCCCGGGAAGAGCCTGATGGACGGCGGTTCCACCGAGACGTACGGGGCGATGTCGCCGACCGCCTCGAAGCGGTACTCGTCGACGACGTCGCCGGTGTTGCGCAGACGCAGTCGTACGGTGGTGCTGCCACCCGGGTCGACCGTGGTCGAGGCGGGCTCCAGGAATGTCCAGGTCGTCACCCGATGGACGCTACTGCCGGGGGGAGAGCCCACGGCAGAGGAGGCGGGGTAGCGCCGCTGCCCGAAAGGCAGCGCCCGCTGCCCTCGAACACCCGCGCGCCGGCCGGCCGCCGGGGATGCGGAACCGCGCCCGCGGCCGGACTTCGCGGTGCGGCGCCCGGCACCGCTTCGGTACGCCCCCGCCGGAACTCCTGGTGGCGGCAGACCGTTCCGCGACCCCTCGGCTGCCCCTGGGGGCACAGTCGGTGCCCTGGGTAAGGCACCGGAGGACGTATCCCCGGTCGCGCACGGGCCGCGAGGGTGAGTGTGGTCTTGTCTTGGTACCCCGAGGAGAGCAGAGCATGCCGTCTTACCTGTCGCCGGGCGTATACGTGGAAGAGGTGGCCAGCGGCTCTCGTCCGATCGAGGGGGTCGGCACCTCGGTGGCCGCATTCGTCGGGCTGGCGCCCGAGGGCCCGCTGAACGAGCCGACACTGGTCACCAACTGGACCCAGTACGTGGCCGCGTTCGGCGAATTCACCGACGGGTACTTCCTGGCGCACTCGGTTTACGGCTTCTTCAACAACGGCGGATCCGCCGCCTATGTGGTCCGGGTGGGCGGCACGCCCGGCGGAGTGACGGGGGCGCCGGGCGAAGGCGCCGAACCGGTCGGCGGACGGCGCGGCCGGTCGGCGGTCGCCGGCGCCGCGGCAGCGCCTGCCGCACTCACGGCCGGTGCGGCACAGGCACTGGGGACGTTCAAGGTGTCGGCCGTCGCGACCGGTGAGAGCGGCACGCTCAGCGTCGAGGTCACGGACGCCGAGGGCGAGGGCCCCGCCGAGCGGTTCCGGCTGGTCGTCAAGGACGGCCCGAAGCCGGTCGAGACCTTCGACGTCTCGGCGAAGAAGGGCGCCCGCAACTATGTGGTCACCCAGGTCAGGGAACAGTCGAAGCTGATCTCCGTGCAGGAGGCGGCCGCGGCCTCGCAACTCGCCCGCCCCGACAACCAGACGGTGGCGCTCGAGGCGCCCGTCGCCGCCGCGCAGCCCCCCGTGGTCCCGGACGCGGTGGAGAGCGAGCCGGTCGGCATCGCCGAGTACCTGGGCGACTCCTCGGACCGCACCGGCTTCGGCGGCCTCGAAGCCGTGGACGAGATCTCCATGGTCGCCGTCCCCGACCTGATGGCCGCCTACCAGCGCGGCGCGATCGACCTGGAGGCCGTGAAGGCCGTCCAGCTCGGGCTGATCGCCCACTGCGAACTGATGGGCGACCGGCTCGCGATCATCGACCCGCCGCCCGGCCTCAACGCCCGGCAGATCCGGGTCTGGCGCATGGAGACGTCCAACTACGACTCCAAGTACGCCGCGCTCTACTACCCGTGGATCAAGGTCTTCGACCCGGCCGGCGGCCAGACCCGGCTGATCCCGCCGAGCGGCCACATCGCCGGCATCTGGGCCCGCAACGACTCCGAGCGCGGCGTGCACAAGGCCCCCGCCAACGAGGTCGTACGCGGCGCCGTCGACCTGGAGATGCAGATCACGCGGGGCGAGCAGGACCTGCTCAACCCGATCGGCGTCAACTGCATCCGCACCTTCCCCGGCCGCGGCATCCGCGTCTGGGGCGCGCGCACCCTTTCCTCCGACCCGGCCTGGCGCTACCTCAACGTCCGCAGGTATTTCAACTACCTGGAGGAGTCGATCCTCAACGGCACCCAGTGGGTGGTGTTCGAGCCCAACGACCAGGCCCTGTGGGCCCGCATCCGGCGGAACATCTCCGCGTTCCTGGTGACGGAATGGCGCAGCGGCGCGCTGTTCGGCGCCACGCCGGAGGACGCCTACTACGTGAAGTGCGACGCCGAGACCAACCCGGTGGAGTCGGTGGACCTCGGCCGGGTCATCTGCCAGATCGGTGTCTCGCCGGTCAAGCCCGCCGAGTTCGTGATCTTCCGGCTGGCCCAGTTCTCCGGCGGCAGCGGCGAGCTGGAGGAGTAGCACGCCACGCGCCTCCGACGTACGGTTTCCGACCATCAGCAGAAGGAACGGCTTTCATGAGTCTCTCCCAGGGTGATGCCCTCACCACCCACAACTTCGGCCTCCAGATCGACGGCGTCATGGTCGAGTACCTGCACGCCGTGGGCGAGGTGGGGATGGAGCAGGACGTCATCGAGTACCAGCAGGTCTCGGCGAACGGCCAGCCGGTCACCAAGAAGATGCCCGGTGTGAAGAAGGCCGGCGAGACCACCGTCACGCGCGGCATGGAGCAGTCCACCGCCTTCACCGAGTGGATCGCCGCCTCGCTGCGCGGCGACATGGGCTCGGCCCGCAAGAACGCGAGCATCATCTACATGGACTACCAGTTCAACCCGGTCCGGCGGCAGCACCTGCGCAACGCCTGGTGCAGCAAGGTGGTGGGCGCGGCCGCGACGGCCGGCGAAGCCTCCGTGATGACCGAGACCGTCACGATCGTCTACGAAGAGCTGGTCACCGAGTAATGCGTCGCGGACCTGCCAGGCCTGCCACCGACGCCGCTGCCGCCACGTCCGCTCCCGCGGACGTGGCGGCCCCGGCCGTCGTACCGGCGGAAGCACAGCCCGTACGGCAGCCGTTGCGAACCGAGTTCGCGTTCGAGCTGCCGCGCGGGTACGTGGACGACATGGGAACCGTGCATCGCGAGGGTGTGATGCGACTGGCGACCGCCCGGGACGAGCTGATCCCGCTGCGGGACATGCGGGTGCAGGAGAACCCCGCGTACCTCTCGGTGGTGCTGCTCGGCCGGGTCATCACCCAGCTGGGCACTGTGGCGCACATGCACGACGGCGTGGTGGAGAACATGTTCGCCTCCGACCTCGCCTTTCTCCAGGACTTCTACCGGCAGGTCAACGCCGAGGGCCACACCAGGGCCGGCGTCTCCTGCCCACACTGCGAGCAGCCGTTCGAGGTCGAGCTCGGCGGGAGCCGCCTGGGGGAATCGTGACGTACGCGACCGACCGGATCCATGAGGAGATCGCGTACATCGCCTACCACTTCCACTGGAACCTGGACGACATCCTGGACCTCGAACACCGTGAGCGGCGGCGATATGCCGAGCAGATCGCCACGTTGGTGACGCGTGCTGCAACGGAGCGGTGATGGGCATATTCGACCGGCTGAGGGGCCGGGAGCGGAGCGGGGGCGCTACGGTGCCGGGCCCCGTTCCCGAGGCGTCCGCCGGAGACCGAGCCGCCGCGGGCACCGGTGCCGCTGTCTCCGCGGGGGGGCGGGGCTGGGCCGGTCTGCCACCGATCCAGCGCGTGCTGGCGGCTCCGGCGCGGGTGACGGTCGCGTCCGCGGACTTCGGCGGCTCGCTGACCGCCTGGCAGAACCACTCCTTCTCCGGGACGCTCTCGCATGCCGTCCTGGACGGTGCCCCGACCGGTCTCATCAAGGACACCCTGGCGTTCGCCGGGGCGCCCCGGCCGGGTGACCGCGGCGCGGCCCGGCCCCTGCCGATCGCCGCTGCCGTTGATGACGCTGCCCGGGGGGACACCGGTGCGAGCGGCCCGGGCCAGGCGCAGTGGCCCTCGGTCCAGCGCGCCCCGGGTCCGCGGGTCGCTCCCGTAATGCCGCGGCCGAATGCGGCGCCCCCGGCGCTGACCCGGGCTTCCGCCCCGGGAACGGTGCAGCGCAGGGTGCTTCCCACGGTGGCGCCGCGCCGGGGGACGCCCGCCCCGGCGGCAGGCGAGGTGGCCGCGCGGACGTCTGTGCCCCCGTCCGCGCCGACACCGGTCCGGACGCCGACACCCGCGCCCGTCCCCCTGGCTCCCCGACCTTCTTCCACCGCGACCGGGGCCGCCGCTGTGCGCGTCCAGCGCGCGGAGGGAGACCAGGACGGGCCTCGCGGCGGCGGCTCGGCGCGGATCGTGCCGCCGGGCCCCCGCGGTCGGGTCCGGCGGGCGCGCCCTCGGCCGCCCACACCCCGCCGGCCCACCCCGCTGCACTTCCCGTGCAGCGGCGTGAGGCGAGCGCTCCCGGTCCGTCGGCTGGTCCGGCGGCCGCCGAGCCACGTCGGCGCTCGCTGCTCGGACCGCCGCTGACGGGACCGGTGGCTCCGCCGGCGGCACCTGCACCGCAGGCCGCACCGGTGCAGCGGCGCGGCCTCGTCGGTCCCCCCGTGCAACCGTCCTCGTCCTCGCCAGGACCGACACCGCCGGCAGCGCCGCTGCTCGGCGGCCCCGGGGCCGGTGTGCCGTCGGGCGGGGTGCGGGCGGCCGGCGGCGGGAACGGCGGTCCGCCGCCCGTACCGAGGACATCGGCAGCCAGGCCGGAAACCGTGGTGCGCCCGTCCGGCACGTCCGGGACCAGCACGGCCGGAGCCGGCACCCCCGCGGCGGCTCCGCCTGGGCCACGTCCGGTCGTCCGGCCCGGGTTGGGTGCTCCGCTGAGTGGACCTGCCGGCGCTCGGACGGTGACCCCGCCGGCCTCCCCGGCGGTGCCCCGGCAGACGGGTGCCCCGGTTCCCGGCAGGGCACCACTCGTGCAGCGTTCCCCGGCGGTCGGCGGGCCACCGCGCACTCCCATGCCGCCCGCCGTACGGCCCACCGCGCGGACGGCTGCGGGCCCCGCGGCGTCCGCGACCGCTCCCGCACCGGCGTCGCCCGTGCAGCGGCACGGTCCTGCCGACCGCGCGTCGTCGAGTGGGCGCCCGCCCGCACCGACCGGGTCCGCTCCGGTTCCCGGACCCGGCTCATCGCCGACCACCGATGTCCCCGTCTCCTCCAGCCCTTCCGGCTCCTTTACGGGTGCGCGTGGCGCGGGAGTGCCGGGGCCCGGCGGCGTGGCCGGGCCACCCGCCGTTCCGACGCGCGGCCCGACCACGCTGACACCCGATGCGGCTGCCGGGAGGAGCGGCCGCCCACTACCGGTGCAGCGGCTCGCCACCCCGGGAAACGCCGGCAGCGCAGCTGCGCCGACGCCGCTCGGTCCGAGGGGCGGATCCGGCCCTGCCGGGAAACCCCCGCTGGGGCGCATTCCCGCACCTGCAACAGCACTTACACCTGCACCCGCACCCGCACTTACACCTGCACCCGCACCGGGCCCCCGGGCCGGCGCGCCGTCGGCGGTGACGCTTCCGGCGGCGGTTCACCGTTCCGTAGCGGCAACCACCGGTCCGGCAGCGGGCGGTGGCGCGCCCGCGCCCAGCGCTCCCGTTCGGCCGCCGAGCGGATCCGGCGAAGACGGCGCCAACAAGGCGACCCCGGAGCCGAATTCGACACCGCCTGTCGTAGCGGCCGACTCCGGAGCCGACCCACAGGCCGCTGCGCCTCCATTGCAGCGGGCGGCAGTGCCCACCGTGCCGGTGCGGTGGTCGGTGACGGCCTCGACCGCCCGGCCGGTGCGTCACCCACGGCCGGTTCCTGGACGCAGTGCCCGTCCCGCTCCTGGTGCCACGCCCGGTCCGACGGGGGGAGAGGCGGTGCGCCCCACCGTGCACCACGCCTCCGGATCCGGCCGTGCGAGCGGCACGCCGCGCGTGCAGCGGTCGCCCCTGACTCCCCCCTCGGCCCGGCCCCTGACCCCAGCCCGGCCCCCGACCTCGCTCCGGCCGGCCTCTGCCGTTGCCTCGGCCCTCCCGTCCGCTCCGGCCGCCCGCGCCGCGGGCGCCCCGGCGACCGCCCTGCCCTCCGGGGTGCGGGCGCCCGCCGTATCCCGGACCCCCTCTGTATCCCGAACGTCGGCCGGCCCGCTGTCGGCGTCGCGGCAGGGGTCCCTTCCGTACGCCCCGCTGCTGGGTTCCTCCCGGCCGGTCACGGCCGCCGGGTTCACGCCGTCGCCGGCGGGGCCACGGTTCGTGGCTCCGGTCGCGGCGGCGGGCAATGCTCCGGCAGCCGCCGCGCCGCGCCGCGGGGAGCCCTCGGTGGCCGGTGCGCAGCCGGTCGCTGCGCGGCGGCCCACCGCTCCCGGGGCGTCCGCGCTCCCGGGGGTCCAGCGTGCCGTTTCACCGTCCGCCCATGCGCCGGCTCCCGCGCCGACGGCGCACAGGGCCCCGACCCCCGTGCGTCTGCACCGTGTTCGGCCCGCGACCGTCGGCAGCCGTCGGCCTGCCGTACAGCGCTCCGCCGCCCCGCCCGCCGCCGTCCGTCCGATGCCGCTCACGGCCGCGACCCGGCCCCTGGCCGCTCCCACCCCGGCGTCCTCACCCGCGCGACCCGGTACCGAAGGGCGCGATCCCCACGGCGCCGCCCCGGCTCTCCCGGTCGTTCAGCGCGCCGCGTCCGCGTCGGTGCCACTCGTCCCGGGCGGGACCGGCCGTACGCCGGTACGGCAGGCTCCCGGTGGCTCCGGATCCTCCACCGCCCCCATGACGTCCGCCCTCTCGACCGCCCCCGTGGCCCGGCCGGTTCGGAGCTCCGTCGTGTCCCTGGCGCCGGCCCGGCCCGCGCCCGCCGTCGCGCTCCCCGTGCAGCGTGCGGCGCCCGCGATCCCGGCCGCGCTTCCCGCTCCGCCCGCAGCCGCGGCGCCGCCGGTCCGTACGCCGACGCCCGCCTCGGTGCGGGTGTCCGCCCCGCGCCGTGCCACGTCCGTCGAAGTACAGCGGAGCAGTGGTGGCGGCGGGGGAGCCGCGGAGCGGCCGGCGCCCTCCGTGACGAGCCGGTTCACCCCGCGTGAGTTGAAGGAGGACCAGGTGGCCGAGTTGGCCCACCGGCTGATCGAGCCGATGACCCGGCTGCTCCGCACCGAGCTGCGGCACGACCGGGAGCGGATCGGCAAGCTGCGCGACCCACGCCACTGACAGCCCCGCGCGCGAGCCGAGCCGCCTGACCCGTCACGTCGGTCCGCAGGCCCGACCCCCCCCGCCCCATCGCCCGACCCCCGTGGAACCGCAGGAAGGCCCCACCTGATGCCCCAGGAACTCGACGCAGGCTCCACCATCTTCTTCAACCTCACCATCGACGGTGAGAGCCTGGGCAACTTCAACGGTTGTGAAGGGCTCTCCTCGCAGGTCGAGATCGAACAGCGGCAGGAGGGCGGCAACAACGGATTCGTCTGGCAGCTGCCCTCCCGCGTCACCTTCTCCAACATCACGCTGACCCGCCCCCTCACCGAGGCCACCGCGAAGGTGGCGGAGTGGATCTCCTCCGTGACCACGGGGGTGACCCGGCCCACCGGACAGATCGCCGCGCTGCGCGCCGACGGCTCGGTGGTCGCCCAGTGGGGGCTGATCGACGTCCTCCCGGTGAGCTGGCGCGGTCCCTCCTTCGACCCGGCGAACCCCGCCGTGGCCACCGAGGTCCTGGAGATCGCCCATCACGGATTCACGGACGCGGGGGAGGTGTAGCCGATGAACCTCTCCGGTTTCGGCATCGGCGACAGCCTGGTGCGGGCGACACTCGCCATCCACCAGCCGCCGATCGGCAGCAGCACCAGCCCCGGCGCGCTCATGAAGACCTTCCATTTCGACTTCAACCCGTCCCAGCTGTCGCTCACCCGCCGGGCCCAGTGGAAGACCACGCCCACCGCAGCGGTGCGGGACGGCGCGGTACCGGAGTTCATGGGGCCCGAGCCGCGGGAGATGTCGGTGGAGATCTTCCTCGACCGCTCCGACGACCCGGACAGCAACGACGTGCGCAAGAAGGTCGAAGCGCTCTTCTCCTGCTGCGAGACGACGACCGCCAGCATCGCGGCGAAGCAGCCGTCGACGCCGTGGGTGGTCTTCGAGTGGGGTGCCTTCTCCACCGCCCGCTTCAACGCGTACGTCAGCTCCGTGGAGGCCCAGTACACCCTCTTCAACACCAACGGGATGCCGATCCGGGCCGTCTGCCAGGTCAGCCTGCACGAGATCCCGAGCAGCACGCTCGGCCAGAACCCCACCTCCGGCGCGCTCACCACCCGCCGGGTGCACCGGGTCGTGGCCGGCGACTCGCTCCAGCTCCTCGCCTGGCGCGAGTACGGCGACGCCACCGTGTGGCGCACGATCGCCGAGGCCAACGACATCGACGACCCGAAGGTGCTGACGCCCGGGGTCGAACTGATGCTGCCTGCCGCGGAAGAGGTCGGTGCCTGATGCCCGACATCGGCTTCTCCAACATCCTCACGGTGCAGATCGGCGGCGCCAAGCTGAAGTCCCCGGAGGACAAGAAACTGGTCGCGGGCCGGGTCGACTTCGGCGCGGGGGTGCCCGGCGCGTTCCAGCTCACCTTCCGTGACGACAGGAAGGACATCCTCGCCAAGCTGAGCGTCGAGATCGGTGTGCCCGTGGTCATCGCGCCCCTTGCCGACGGCAAGGGCACCCCGATGATCACCGGCGAGGTCACCGCGCTGGAGACCGACTACGACCGCACCGGCACGTTCACCGTCATCCGGGGTTACGACAAGGGCCACCGCATGCTGCGGCAGCGCAGGGTCGCGGCGTACCGGAACAAGACCGCCACCGAGATCGCCGTCGAACTGGCGCGCAAGAGCGGCATTCCGGTGGGCCGCACCACCCGGACCAAGGGGCAGTACGAGTTCATCAGCCAGGCCAACGTCACCGACTGGGACTTCGTCCAGCGGCTCGCGGACGAGAACGAGATGGTGATGTCCATCAACTCCCAGGGCAGATTCCAGTTCGTCAAGCGGCAACAGGCCGCGTCGGCCCCTGCGGAGAGTCTG from the Streptomyces sp. RKAG293 genome contains:
- a CDS encoding phage tail sheath subtilisin-like domain-containing protein, yielding MPSYLSPGVYVEEVASGSRPIEGVGTSVAAFVGLAPEGPLNEPTLVTNWTQYVAAFGEFTDGYFLAHSVYGFFNNGGSAAYVVRVGGTPGGVTGAPGEGAEPVGGRRGRSAVAGAAAAPAALTAGAAQALGTFKVSAVATGESGTLSVEVTDAEGEGPAERFRLVVKDGPKPVETFDVSAKKGARNYVVTQVREQSKLISVQEAAAASQLARPDNQTVALEAPVAAAQPPVVPDAVESEPVGIAEYLGDSSDRTGFGGLEAVDEISMVAVPDLMAAYQRGAIDLEAVKAVQLGLIAHCELMGDRLAIIDPPPGLNARQIRVWRMETSNYDSKYAALYYPWIKVFDPAGGQTRLIPPSGHIAGIWARNDSERGVHKAPANEVVRGAVDLEMQITRGEQDLLNPIGVNCIRTFPGRGIRVWGARTLSSDPAWRYLNVRRYFNYLEESILNGTQWVVFEPNDQALWARIRRNISAFLVTEWRSGALFGATPEDAYYVKCDAETNPVESVDLGRVICQIGVSPVKPAEFVIFRLAQFSGGSGELEE
- a CDS encoding phage tail protein; the protein is MPQELDAGSTIFFNLTIDGESLGNFNGCEGLSSQVEIEQRQEGGNNGFVWQLPSRVTFSNITLTRPLTEATAKVAEWISSVTTGVTRPTGQIAALRADGSVVAQWGLIDVLPVSWRGPSFDPANPAVATEVLEIAHHGFTDAGEV
- a CDS encoding LysM peptidoglycan-binding domain-containing protein, with the translated sequence MNLSGFGIGDSLVRATLAIHQPPIGSSTSPGALMKTFHFDFNPSQLSLTRRAQWKTTPTAAVRDGAVPEFMGPEPREMSVEIFLDRSDDPDSNDVRKKVEALFSCCETTTASIAAKQPSTPWVVFEWGAFSTARFNAYVSSVEAQYTLFNTNGMPIRAVCQVSLHEIPSSTLGQNPTSGALTTRRVHRVVAGDSLQLLAWREYGDATVWRTIAEANDIDDPKVLTPGVELMLPAAEEVGA
- a CDS encoding phage tail protein — translated: MSLSQGDALTTHNFGLQIDGVMVEYLHAVGEVGMEQDVIEYQQVSANGQPVTKKMPGVKKAGETTVTRGMEQSTAFTEWIAASLRGDMGSARKNASIIYMDYQFNPVRRQHLRNAWCSKVVGAAATAGEASVMTETVTIVYEELVTE
- a CDS encoding DUF6760 family protein, translating into MTYATDRIHEEIAYIAYHFHWNLDDILDLEHRERRRYAEQIATLVTRAATER